A window of the Deltaproteobacteria bacterium genome harbors these coding sequences:
- a CDS encoding ferrochelatase, translating to MQAMAGSANPKPFTGVLLLNMGTPDAPTYSAVFRYLREFLSDPRVVENQGLKWKLLLYGVILPFRSRRSAKFYREIWTDTGSPLLVNTRLQAEKLQEVLQRDLANESFKVEFAMRYGNPSIAQALARFQSLGISRLLVLPLYPQYSATTTASCFDLVVEELKRSRNIPEFRMKMSFFADENYIATLSKSVSDYWAKDGEPEKLLISFHGLPKSYSDAGDPYLQQCQRTAFLLTESLSLAKERVEVTFQSRFGRQEWLKPYTDERLKSLARSGVKSVDVICPGFTSDCLETLHEIDKENREMFLHAGGSKFRYLKAVNYSDSFIEVLGGMVLRMAGR from the coding sequence ATGCAGGCAATGGCAGGTAGCGCAAATCCAAAGCCATTTACGGGGGTTTTGTTGCTAAATATGGGAACTCCCGATGCGCCGACATATAGCGCCGTTTTTAGATATTTAAGAGAATTCTTGTCCGACCCACGCGTTGTTGAAAATCAGGGTTTAAAATGGAAGCTGCTTTTGTATGGAGTTATTTTGCCATTTCGCTCGCGGCGGTCTGCCAAGTTTTATCGAGAGATTTGGACAGATACAGGCTCGCCTCTACTAGTTAATACCAGATTGCAAGCTGAAAAATTGCAAGAAGTATTGCAGAGGGATTTAGCAAACGAATCTTTTAAGGTCGAATTTGCGATGCGATACGGCAATCCTTCAATCGCACAAGCTTTGGCACGCTTTCAATCTCTTGGCATTAGTCGCTTGTTAGTATTGCCACTGTATCCGCAGTATTCCGCTACTACGACGGCTTCGTGTTTTGACTTAGTCGTGGAGGAGTTGAAGAGATCTAGAAACATTCCAGAGTTTCGGATGAAAATGAGTTTTTTTGCTGACGAAAACTACATTGCAACGCTTTCTAAATCTGTTAGCGACTATTGGGCTAAGGATGGGGAGCCAGAAAAACTGCTCATTTCTTTTCATGGCTTGCCAAAAAGTTATTCCGATGCGGGAGACCCATATCTTCAACAATGCCAAAGAACTGCTTTTTTGTTAACGGAGAGCCTGTCGCTTGCTAAGGAGCGCGTAGAAGTTACTTTTCAATCGCGCTTTGGGCGGCAAGAATGGCTTAAGCCTTATACGGATGAACGGCTTAAAAGTTTGGCACGTAGCGGAGTAAAATCGGTGGATGTGATATGCCCAGGATTTACCTCTGATTGCCTAGAAACCCTGCACGAAATCGACAAGGAAAATCGCGAAATGTTTCTTCACGCCGGCGGAAGCAAGTTTCGTTATCTTAAGGCAGTAAACTATAGCGATAGTTTTATTGAGGTTTTAGGTGGCATGGTATTGCGCATGGCTGGTCGCTAA